From the Meiothermus sp. Pnk-1 genome, one window contains:
- a CDS encoding ABC transporter ATP-binding protein, whose protein sequence is MLEAVQLHKRYHQGEIDVVAVDHFSFRFPTGLTAIVGPSGSGKTTLLNLLAGFDVPTEGGVRLDGTVLSRLSEDARSEVRLKHMGFVFQQWNLVPTLTAWENVAFPMMLAGIPQRERKSRAAALLASVGLERRAHHLPNKLSGGEQQRVAIARALALNPPILFADEPTGNLDSGSGTKVVELLSAQARQGRTVILVTHDLELARKAERVLYLRDGRLIQVEETRPNPEIPGRAG, encoded by the coding sequence ATGCTAGAAGCCGTCCAGCTACACAAACGCTACCACCAAGGAGAGATCGACGTGGTGGCGGTGGATCATTTCAGCTTTCGCTTTCCCACCGGCCTCACCGCCATCGTGGGGCCTTCGGGCTCGGGCAAGACCACGCTTTTGAACCTGCTGGCGGGCTTCGACGTGCCCACCGAGGGCGGGGTGCGCTTAGACGGCACGGTGCTCTCGAGGCTCTCCGAGGATGCCCGCTCGGAAGTACGGCTCAAGCACATGGGCTTCGTGTTCCAGCAGTGGAACCTGGTGCCGACCCTCACCGCCTGGGAGAACGTGGCCTTCCCGATGATGCTGGCGGGAATCCCTCAGCGCGAGCGCAAATCCCGCGCCGCGGCTCTTCTGGCCAGCGTGGGACTGGAAAGACGGGCCCATCACCTGCCCAATAAGCTCTCTGGCGGTGAGCAGCAACGCGTGGCCATCGCCCGCGCGCTGGCCCTTAACCCGCCGATCCTCTTTGCCGACGAGCCCACCGGGAACCTGGACTCTGGCTCAGGAACCAAGGTGGTGGAACTGCTCAGCGCGCAGGCCCGCCAGGGCCGCACGGTGATCCTGGTGACGCACGACCTCGAGCTGGCCCGGAAAGCCGAACGTGTGCTCTATCTGCGGGACGGGCGGCTCATCCAGGTGGAGGAGACCCGGCCCAACCCGGAAAT
- a CDS encoding ABC transporter permease, protein MEVLALVYRNLRARPVRSILTLLGIVVSTASMVLFLSFGEGLRRALSSELSSVGPAILVLPEGVEAFSPGYPELGPDTVRKLEGLAGELGIVRAIPYVVLTRGGFDPQSTFIFQGLPDGVSPKTLYPHLTVRQGALTPSPRGAVVGSRIAERNRLTLGKTLRLSPRVSLRVEGILQPVGGLSDNVIYVPASAVRAALDTPNYTAIALSLHEGSKAEEVAKAIQERIPGVSAQTTGDVLRFAERAVRISDLVRFGISLVALVVGGLLVANTVMMSVYERIREFGLMRALGAKRGFIFGLVLLEALWLGLAGGLVGLGLGGLASAAVNWYTVREVGLALSAVTFRLALFAMLVAVVLGLLAGFLPARTASRIPVVEALGRI, encoded by the coding sequence ATGGAAGTCCTCGCCCTGGTCTACCGAAACCTGCGGGCCCGGCCCGTCCGCAGCATCCTGACCCTGCTGGGGATCGTGGTCTCGACGGCCTCGATGGTGCTCTTTCTATCCTTTGGTGAAGGTCTGCGCCGGGCGCTGAGCTCCGAACTCTCCAGCGTCGGCCCGGCCATCCTGGTGCTCCCTGAGGGGGTCGAGGCCTTCAGCCCCGGCTACCCCGAGCTAGGCCCCGACACGGTGCGGAAGCTCGAGGGCTTGGCGGGCGAGTTGGGCATTGTTCGGGCGATCCCCTACGTGGTGCTCACCCGAGGGGGCTTCGACCCCCAGAGTACCTTTATCTTCCAGGGGCTCCCCGACGGCGTCAGCCCCAAAACCCTCTATCCCCATTTGACGGTACGCCAGGGGGCGCTCACTCCCAGCCCCCGGGGCGCGGTGGTGGGCAGCCGGATCGCCGAGCGCAACCGCCTCACCCTCGGCAAGACCCTGCGCCTCTCCCCCCGTGTCTCGCTCCGGGTAGAGGGCATCTTGCAGCCCGTCGGCGGTCTTTCTGACAACGTGATCTACGTACCGGCGAGCGCCGTACGCGCGGCCCTCGACACCCCAAACTACACCGCGATCGCGCTCTCTCTGCACGAAGGCAGCAAGGCCGAGGAGGTGGCCAAGGCCATTCAGGAACGCATCCCCGGCGTGAGCGCCCAGACCACCGGCGACGTGCTGCGCTTTGCCGAGCGGGCGGTGCGGATCTCCGACCTGGTGCGCTTCGGCATCAGCCTGGTGGCGTTGGTGGTGGGCGGGCTGTTGGTGGCCAACACGGTGATGATGTCGGTCTACGAGCGCATCCGCGAGTTCGGCCTGATGCGGGCTCTGGGAGCTAAGCGGGGATTTATCTTCGGCCTGGTGCTTTTAGAAGCCCTGTGGCTAGGGCTGGCGGGTGGGCTGGTGGGGCTAGGGCTGGGTGGGCTGGCCTCTGCGGCGGTCAACTGGTACACGGTGCGCGAGGTGGGCCTGGCCCTCTCCGCAGTGACCTTCCGGCTTGCGCTATTCGCTATGCTGGTCGCGGTAGTGTTGGGCTTGCTGGCCGGGTTTCTCCCGGCCCGTACCGCCAGCCGCATCCCGGTGGTGGAGGCACTGGGGCGCATTTAG
- the rbsK gene encoding ribokinase — protein MPDIIVVGSINMDLVVHLERHPLPGETLLGSDYQTFPGGKGANQAVAAARAGGSVRMVGCLGSDGFGAQLLEGLAQDGIDTRWIKRMEGPSGVAFIAVNAQGQNSIIVAPGSNYRLLPEDLNAEAFQGAKVVLLQLEVPLPTALEAARRGREAGAQVILNAAPARNLTADELRDVNLLVVNEFEAGVVLGRKAPEGLEGALAAAQGLCQRVSSAVITLGAEGCVWADSSGQGYVPAFPVQPVDTTAAGDAFVGMLASRLAKGEALAPALRWASAAGALATTQEGAQPSLPTEAEVASFLAAHSSP, from the coding sequence GTGCCAGACATCATCGTGGTGGGCAGCATCAACATGGACTTGGTGGTGCACCTCGAGCGCCACCCCCTCCCCGGCGAGACCCTGCTGGGCTCGGATTACCAGACCTTCCCCGGCGGGAAAGGAGCCAACCAGGCAGTGGCGGCGGCCCGAGCAGGCGGTTCGGTGCGGATGGTCGGATGCTTGGGCAGCGACGGCTTCGGCGCACAGCTTTTGGAGGGGCTCGCCCAAGACGGGATAGACACCCGTTGGATCAAGCGCATGGAAGGCCCTAGCGGGGTCGCCTTCATCGCGGTGAACGCCCAAGGGCAAAACAGCATCATCGTGGCGCCGGGGAGCAACTATCGGCTCTTGCCGGAAGACCTGAACGCCGAGGCGTTCCAAGGCGCGAAAGTGGTGCTTTTGCAGCTCGAGGTCCCCCTTCCCACCGCGCTCGAGGCGGCCCGCCGGGGCCGGGAAGCCGGGGCGCAGGTAATCCTGAACGCGGCCCCGGCGCGAAACCTCACCGCCGACGAACTCCGCGACGTGAACCTGCTGGTGGTCAACGAGTTCGAGGCGGGGGTGGTGCTGGGGCGAAAAGCGCCGGAGGGCCTCGAGGGGGCTTTGGCGGCAGCGCAGGGTTTGTGCCAGCGGGTCTCCAGCGCGGTCATCACCCTGGGGGCAGAGGGCTGTGTCTGGGCGGATTCCAGCGGGCAAGGCTACGTCCCGGCCTTCCCGGTCCAGCCGGTGGATACGACGGCGGCCGGGGATGCCTTCGTGGGGATGCTAGCCAGCCGGTTGGCCAAGGGAGAAGCCCTAGCCCCCGCCCTGCGCTGGGCCAGCGCCGCCGGAGCCCTGGCGACGACCCAGGAAGGGGCTCAGCCCTCGCTCCCCACAGAGGCCGAAGTGGCAAGCTTTCTGGCCGCGCACTCGAGCCCGTAG
- a CDS encoding IMP dehydrogenase, translating into MDTTALDQLSHQALEQAQTAIASYPFPRLETYYTFADKSIIPTFLTRPISRSQVNTRQLFYTLRGPQEIFPAFGASMSMMRSRFARDVWDGGNGGIHILPRVGLSDIERIQDVKASAPALVGAALGIHEDEAFLHELFQQPNLAFASIDIAHGANAAVLPVLAKIRSQGVESGIILGNVGSIEGFAYAYWLMKLSGFKHFAIKVGVGPGSVCTTRINTGVGVGQLSLLEEIYRFRNHAGYTDAQIIADGGVNASGDFVKALAYSEGVMMGKFFASGSFEDEVLIKKDGHLEGVLLFGMASSLVTEKRNYIEGSSQTLRAFHKDAREAVSRLREGLQSAMTYVNATNLNEFRGNVRFALNSAAAITEAGVH; encoded by the coding sequence GTGGATACAACCGCGCTGGATCAGCTGTCGCACCAGGCCCTCGAGCAGGCCCAGACCGCCATCGCCAGCTATCCCTTCCCCCGCCTCGAGACCTATTACACCTTCGCCGACAAGTCCATCATCCCCACCTTTCTCACTCGCCCCATCTCGCGCAGTCAGGTAAACACCCGGCAGCTTTTTTACACCCTGCGCGGCCCCCAGGAGATCTTCCCGGCCTTCGGCGCCTCCATGAGCATGATGCGCTCGAGGTTCGCCCGAGACGTGTGGGACGGAGGAAACGGCGGAATCCACATCCTGCCCAGGGTGGGCCTTTCCGATATAGAGCGCATTCAGGACGTCAAAGCCAGCGCCCCGGCCTTGGTCGGAGCGGCCCTCGGCATCCACGAAGACGAAGCCTTTCTACACGAGCTGTTCCAGCAGCCCAACTTGGCTTTCGCCTCTATTGATATCGCCCACGGGGCCAACGCGGCAGTGTTGCCGGTGCTGGCTAAAATCCGCTCGCAAGGCGTAGAAAGCGGGATCATCTTAGGGAATGTGGGCAGCATCGAGGGCTTTGCCTATGCCTACTGGTTGATGAAGCTCTCGGGGTTCAAGCACTTCGCCATCAAGGTGGGGGTGGGGCCAGGCTCGGTCTGCACGACGCGGATCAACACCGGGGTGGGAGTGGGGCAACTCTCGTTGCTCGAGGAGATCTACCGCTTCCGCAACCACGCCGGTTACACCGACGCCCAGATCATCGCCGACGGCGGGGTGAATGCCTCGGGCGACTTCGTGAAGGCCCTGGCCTATAGCGAAGGGGTGATGATGGGCAAGTTCTTCGCCTCGGGGTCTTTCGAAGACGAGGTGCTGATCAAAAAGGACGGTCACCTCGAGGGGGTGTTGCTCTTCGGCATGGCCTCCTCGCTGGTGACCGAGAAGCGCAACTACATCGAGGGCTCCTCGCAGACCCTGCGGGCTTTTCACAAAGACGCGCGAGAGGCGGTCTCGAGGCTGCGCGAGGGTCTACAAAGCGCCATGACCTACGTCAACGCTACCAACCTCAACGAGTTCCGTGGCAACGTGCGCTTCGCCCTCAACTCGGCGGCAGCCATCACCGAGGCCGGGGTGCACTAA
- a CDS encoding Uma2 family endonuclease produces the protein MVTLEHQIVAPQKKRWTVDELLAMEKAGLLDPEKRIELLDGEVYEMPPTSEGHASSVDWLVRLFLKQFDERAVVRSQNPIRLDDEDLPLPDLALLEWKEDFYRQGHPRPENVYLVVEVSDATLWFDRSSKLKRYAKAGLREVWIVNLKDRQTEVFRDPSGEEYLTRFVVKPGESVAPLAFPDDPIPPL, from the coding sequence ATGGTCACGCTCGAGCATCAGATCGTCGCCCCGCAGAAAAAGCGGTGGACAGTGGATGAGCTGTTGGCGATGGAAAAGGCGGGCCTGCTCGACCCTGAAAAGCGCATCGAACTCCTGGATGGCGAGGTGTACGAGATGCCCCCCACTAGTGAAGGCCATGCCAGTAGCGTAGACTGGCTGGTTCGTTTATTCCTCAAGCAATTCGATGAGCGGGCGGTGGTGCGAAGCCAGAATCCTATACGCCTCGATGATGAAGACCTTCCCCTACCGGACTTGGCTCTTCTGGAATGGAAAGAAGATTTTTATCGTCAGGGGCACCCCAGACCGGAAAACGTTTATTTGGTGGTCGAGGTCTCGGATGCCACCCTTTGGTTTGACCGAAGCAGCAAGCTCAAACGTTATGCCAAAGCTGGGCTTCGTGAGGTCTGGATCGTCAACCTCAAAGACCGGCAGACCGAGGTTTTCCGCGACCCCTCGGGCGAAGAGTACCTGACCCGTTTTGTGGTCAAGCCAGGAGAATCGGTAGCACCGCTGGCCTTCCCCGATGATCCGATCCCCCCGCTGTAA
- the alaS gene encoding alanine--tRNA ligase: MTTAEIREKYLQFFQSKGHLRLPSFSVIPQDDPSLLFINAGMTPLKPYFLGKTPIFHTPEGEKVSYRVTTCQKCVRTGDIENVGRTNRHQTVFEMLGNFSFGDYFKKEAILWAWEFLTDKRWLGLEPERIYVTIYEEDDEAFEYWTQDVGLPPERLHRFGADENFWPADAPSKGPNGPCGPCSEIYYDRGPEFGADTWADYYQTRESNRFVEIWNLVFPQYDRKDGGVLEPLPKPNIDTGMGLARVAMVLQGVTDFYETDEFQPLIGRVVELSGVSYEGPASVAHRVIAEHARAVSFILSDGVTFSNTGRGYVVRRLLRRAVRYGYLLGLREAFMYKLAETVAEVMGGVYPELRENLESVQRQIRLEEERFFETLEQGVERLDALLSGLEPGDTLSGEEAFRLYDTYGFPLDLTLEIADERGVKVDTEGFERALEQAQELARQRAAFDKDVFKRPNEALLALAKDYGGTVFVGYERTEETAQVKLLLAGNQSLDEAPAGTEVQVVLDRTPFYAEGGGQVGDSGVLEWAGGWAKVSTTQKNPDGIYLHLAKVEEGTLKAGTTVRALVDPHRRDTEKNHTATHLLHAALRAVLGGHVRQAGSYVGPDRLRFDFTHPEPVSPRELARIELLVNRWIQADFPVSYTYKPLEEAKREGAMALFGEKYADVVRVVAVEGTVDNISSKELCGGCHVRRTGEIGVFVIRFEEAVSAGVRRIEALTGTGAVQYVRENLGLLQGLAREFGVNPEGLPERLGKLQSEIKAREKEIERLRRELARAQLGGGAASALKEAGGYKYLAVRLEGLEAGALRSAADDLLDKHRADVVAVGSGQHLVIKLSKEAQAKGLEAGAVMQRLTEAAGGRGGGKGALAQGGGFDLERAFAALEGALRSR; this comes from the coding sequence ATGACGACCGCCGAAATCCGTGAGAAATACCTACAGTTCTTCCAGTCGAAGGGCCATCTTCGGCTTCCCTCCTTCAGCGTCATCCCCCAGGACGACCCCTCGCTGTTGTTCATCAACGCGGGCATGACCCCACTTAAACCCTACTTTCTGGGTAAAACCCCGATCTTTCACACCCCCGAGGGCGAGAAGGTCTCTTACCGGGTGACCACTTGCCAGAAGTGCGTGCGCACCGGCGACATAGAAAACGTAGGCCGTACCAACCGGCACCAGACGGTCTTCGAGATGCTAGGAAACTTCAGCTTCGGGGACTACTTCAAGAAAGAGGCGATCCTCTGGGCCTGGGAGTTCCTGACCGATAAGCGGTGGTTGGGCCTCGAGCCGGAGCGCATCTATGTGACTATCTACGAGGAGGACGACGAGGCGTTTGAGTACTGGACCCAAGACGTCGGGTTGCCGCCGGAGCGCCTGCACCGCTTTGGTGCCGATGAGAATTTCTGGCCCGCCGACGCTCCCAGCAAAGGCCCCAACGGGCCCTGCGGGCCGTGCTCGGAGATCTACTACGACCGGGGGCCGGAGTTTGGCGCGGATACCTGGGCCGATTACTACCAGACCCGCGAGAGCAACCGCTTCGTGGAGATTTGGAACCTGGTTTTCCCTCAGTACGACCGCAAGGACGGCGGGGTGCTTGAGCCTTTGCCCAAGCCCAACATCGACACCGGGATGGGCCTGGCGCGGGTGGCGATGGTCTTGCAGGGCGTGACCGACTTCTACGAGACCGACGAGTTCCAGCCGCTCATCGGGCGGGTCGTCGAGCTAAGCGGGGTGAGCTACGAGGGGCCTGCCTCGGTGGCCCACCGGGTTATCGCCGAGCACGCCCGCGCGGTGAGCTTTATCCTCTCGGACGGCGTCACCTTCTCCAACACCGGGCGCGGCTACGTGGTGCGCCGCCTGCTGCGCCGGGCGGTGCGGTATGGCTACTTGCTGGGCCTGCGCGAGGCGTTCATGTACAAGCTGGCCGAGACCGTGGCCGAAGTGATGGGGGGGGTGTACCCTGAGCTAAGGGAAAACCTCGAGAGCGTGCAGCGGCAGATCCGGTTGGAGGAGGAGCGCTTCTTCGAGACCCTCGAGCAGGGCGTGGAGCGCTTGGATGCTTTGCTGTCGGGGCTCGAGCCCGGCGATACCCTCTCCGGCGAGGAGGCTTTCCGGCTGTACGACACCTACGGTTTTCCCTTGGACCTCACCCTCGAGATCGCCGACGAGCGCGGGGTCAAGGTGGACACCGAGGGCTTCGAGCGGGCCCTCGAGCAGGCTCAGGAACTCGCTCGACAGCGCGCGGCCTTCGACAAGGACGTGTTCAAACGGCCCAACGAAGCCCTGCTGGCGTTGGCCAAGGACTATGGCGGTACCGTTTTCGTGGGCTACGAGCGCACCGAGGAGACCGCCCAGGTCAAGCTCTTGTTGGCAGGGAATCAGTCCCTCGACGAGGCCCCCGCCGGGACCGAAGTGCAGGTGGTGCTCGACCGGACCCCCTTTTACGCCGAGGGCGGCGGTCAGGTGGGCGACTCGGGGGTGTTGGAGTGGGCTGGGGGCTGGGCCAAGGTTTCCACCACCCAGAAAAACCCCGACGGCATCTACCTCCACTTGGCTAAGGTAGAGGAAGGGACTCTCAAAGCGGGTACCACCGTGCGGGCTTTGGTAGACCCCCACCGCCGCGATACCGAGAAGAACCACACCGCCACCCACCTCCTGCACGCCGCCTTGCGCGCGGTCTTGGGGGGCCATGTCCGCCAGGCGGGGAGCTACGTGGGGCCGGACCGGCTGCGCTTTGACTTCACCCACCCCGAGCCGGTGAGCCCACGGGAGCTGGCCCGGATCGAGCTGTTGGTGAACCGCTGGATCCAGGCCGATTTCCCGGTTAGCTACACTTACAAACCGCTCGAGGAGGCCAAAAGGGAAGGGGCCATGGCCCTATTCGGGGAGAAATACGCCGACGTGGTGCGGGTGGTGGCGGTGGAGGGCACGGTGGACAACATCTCCTCCAAGGAACTTTGCGGCGGTTGCCACGTGCGCCGCACGGGAGAGATCGGGGTGTTCGTGATCCGCTTCGAGGAGGCGGTCTCGGCGGGGGTGCGCCGGATCGAGGCGCTCACCGGCACCGGGGCCGTTCAGTACGTGCGGGAGAACCTGGGGTTGCTCCAGGGCCTGGCCCGCGAGTTCGGGGTGAACCCAGAGGGCTTGCCGGAGCGTTTGGGTAAGCTCCAAAGCGAGATAAAAGCCCGCGAAAAGGAGATCGAGCGGCTCCGGCGGGAACTGGCCCGGGCCCAGCTGGGCGGCGGGGCGGCCTCCGCGCTCAAAGAAGCGGGCGGCTACAAGTACTTGGCGGTACGGCTCGAGGGCCTCGAGGCCGGGGCTTTGCGCTCGGCTGCCGACGATCTGTTGGACAAGCACCGCGCCGACGTGGTGGCGGTGGGTTCGGGGCAGCACCTGGTCATCAAGCTTTCCAAGGAGGCCCAGGCCAAGGGGCTCGAGGCCGGGGCGGTGATGCAGCGGCTTACCGAGGCGGCGGGCGGGCGCGGGGGCGGCAAAGGGGCCTTGGCCCAGGGGGGCGGCTTCGACCTCGAGCGGGCTTTTGCCGCGCTGGAAGGGGCCCTGCGCTCACGCTGA
- the ruvX gene encoding Holliday junction resolvase RuvX translates to MKVAALDVGEARIGLAVGEVGSPWAFGRGYLVRRTPQADLQALREFASGEGVDKFIVGLPLRTDGSPSAQAARVLELVRALREAGLEVETLDERFTTQLGARRLEAAPRRVRQEKGKLDEAAAVALLEGYLCLRRDAVKGAG, encoded by the coding sequence ATGAAAGTAGCCGCTTTGGACGTAGGCGAGGCCCGCATCGGCCTGGCGGTGGGGGAGGTGGGCTCGCCCTGGGCTTTTGGGCGGGGTTACTTGGTGCGCCGGACTCCGCAGGCCGACCTGCAAGCGTTACGGGAGTTCGCTTCGGGAGAGGGGGTGGACAAGTTCATCGTGGGCCTTCCTCTTCGCACCGATGGGAGTCCCAGCGCCCAGGCCGCTCGGGTGCTCGAGCTGGTGAGGGCCTTGCGGGAAGCTGGGCTCGAGGTCGAGACCCTCGACGAGCGCTTCACCACCCAGCTGGGGGCCCGGCGGCTGGAGGCGGCGCCCCGGCGGGTGCGGCAGGAGAAGGGTAAGCTGGACGAAGCCGCTGCGGTGGCCTTGCTGGAGGGCTACCTCTGCTTGCGGCGGGACGCCGTGAAGGGAGCGGGGTAG
- the mltG gene encoding endolytic transglycosylase MltG, which translates to MPEGLSSPEREGRRSPWLRWGVSLLFSLLAGVLGYLLWLSGPTGVQAQVRLERGQGALAVGRTLERAGLVRSGQLFAIYLRASGRDRLLKPGVYRLEGEGMRRLAIALTEEAQPLTVRLTFPEGWRMHQMAQRLSQHGLPGEKFLELAEHPPADLRPSYVQSPTLEGFLFPATYTFPLDATAREIIQAMLARFEQELTPEVRSRLAQEKLSVQQWVTLASIVQAEAAHPQEKPLIAGIFLNRLEAGMPLQADPTVAYGLGKALPELSRPAGDFESDTPYNTYRVAGLPPGAIGNPGSEALRAVLEPQRTDGQGRALFYFFHSRQGKLFVNPDFASHSRDLARYR; encoded by the coding sequence ATGCCCGAGGGCCTCTCCTCACCCGAGCGCGAGGGCCGCCGCAGCCCCTGGCTGAGGTGGGGGGTATCGCTTCTGTTTAGCCTGCTGGCCGGGGTCTTGGGGTATCTGCTGTGGCTGTCGGGGCCAACCGGGGTGCAGGCCCAGGTGCGGCTCGAGCGGGGCCAGGGGGCGCTGGCGGTGGGCCGCACTCTGGAGCGGGCCGGGCTGGTGCGCTCGGGGCAGCTCTTTGCGATATACCTGCGGGCCTCGGGGCGGGATAGGCTGCTCAAGCCGGGGGTATACCGGCTCGAGGGGGAGGGGATGCGGCGGCTGGCGATCGCCCTCACCGAGGAGGCCCAGCCCCTCACCGTGCGCCTGACCTTTCCCGAGGGCTGGCGCATGCACCAGATGGCCCAGCGGCTCAGCCAACACGGCCTGCCAGGAGAAAAATTCCTCGAACTGGCCGAACACCCGCCCGCCGATCTGCGGCCCAGCTATGTGCAAAGCCCCACCCTCGAGGGCTTTTTGTTCCCCGCCACCTATACCTTCCCCCTCGACGCCACCGCCCGGGAGATCATCCAGGCCATGCTGGCGCGTTTCGAGCAGGAGCTAACCCCCGAGGTACGAAGCCGCTTGGCCCAGGAGAAGCTCAGCGTGCAGCAGTGGGTCACGCTGGCTTCCATCGTTCAGGCCGAGGCCGCCCACCCCCAGGAGAAGCCGCTGATCGCGGGGATCTTCCTCAACCGCTTGGAGGCCGGAATGCCCCTACAGGCCGATCCCACCGTGGCGTACGGCTTGGGTAAGGCCCTCCCCGAGCTCTCCCGGCCAGCCGGGGACTTTGAGAGCGACACCCCCTACAACACCTACCGGGTGGCCGGTTTGCCGCCCGGGGCCATCGGCAACCCTGGCTCCGAGGCCTTGCGGGCGGTGCTCGAGCCCCAGCGCACCGACGGTCAGGGGAGGGCGCTATTCTATTTCTTTCATAGCCGCCAGGGCAAGCTCTTTGTCAACCCCGATTTCGCCAGCCACAGCCGGGATCTGGCGCGCTACCGCTAA
- a CDS encoding 2-oxoisovalerate dehydrogenase has product MELIFEVRDAEGGFAARAIGEESIATHGQTWEELKANVLEAVRNYFGPGMTPRRVQLHYVRDELVLV; this is encoded by the coding sequence ATGGAGTTGATCTTCGAAGTCCGCGATGCCGAGGGGGGGTTCGCCGCCCGCGCGATCGGTGAGGAAAGCATCGCCACCCACGGCCAGACCTGGGAGGAGCTTAAAGCTAATGTGCTCGAGGCCGTGCGCAACTACTTTGGCCCGGGCATGACTCCCCGCCGTGTGCAGCTGCACTACGTCCGCGACGAACTGGTGCTCGTCTAA
- a CDS encoding alkaline phosphatase, which translates to MQVRLSRRKLLGLGLGLAGLPRGQAPLEPQAVFPLGVASGDPSPDGVVLWTRVAPEAFQPGEPIAVEACESADFLEPQGGLIETGFGPESDYTVRADLDGQLEPGRGYFYRFIYRGVASPIGRTRTLPPPGTMPERLRLGLVTCQEFGSGYYGALAHLAREDLDAILHLGDFIYEYSGDPRYRRERFAGRAFSLPSGSYLAVNLADYRALYRTYRSDPFLQQALAAHPWVFLWDDHEFANDTYWDPATDAPGAPDHPFKNQPERLRKLRLEANQAWSEYVPARVVYDPTASEPHRQISQYRKLAFGDLLELFVTDTRSYRSPHPCGEGGFGQRQFATCSAQTRPTQTMLGAEQYRWLRENLTRSSAKWRGLASAVMFSPLRSGDLTLNTDGWDGYAAERQALLQAWARAGVDNLVVLSGDLHSALAAQVSLTFQPGEPWLGAEFMAPSLTSPGPAETLRRLAFWPGNALLEQANPHLHFFDGDINGYAILEATPEAITYELYWVDKTQNHPGAPKRLARRLRYRPGKGLEALR; encoded by the coding sequence ATGCAGGTCCGGCTCAGCCGTCGCAAGCTGCTCGGCTTGGGCCTGGGGTTGGCGGGGCTGCCGCGGGGGCAGGCCCCGCTCGAGCCCCAGGCGGTTTTCCCCCTCGGCGTAGCCTCCGGCGATCCAAGCCCGGACGGGGTGGTGCTGTGGACGCGGGTCGCCCCGGAAGCCTTCCAGCCCGGTGAGCCCATCGCGGTCGAAGCTTGTGAATCGGCGGATTTTCTCGAACCCCAAGGGGGCCTGATCGAAACCGGCTTCGGTCCCGAGAGCGACTACACCGTGCGGGCCGACCTGGATGGCCAGCTCGAGCCGGGAAGGGGCTACTTTTACCGCTTCATCTACCGCGGCGTGGCCAGCCCCATCGGGCGTACCCGCACCCTGCCCCCACCCGGCACCATGCCCGAGCGTCTGCGCCTGGGCCTCGTCACCTGCCAGGAGTTCGGGAGCGGCTACTACGGAGCCCTCGCCCACCTGGCCCGAGAGGATCTCGACGCGATCCTCCACCTGGGAGACTTCATCTACGAGTACTCCGGTGACCCCCGCTACCGCCGCGAGCGGTTTGCGGGGCGGGCCTTTAGCCTGCCGAGCGGGAGCTATCTGGCCGTAAACCTGGCCGATTACCGCGCCCTGTACCGCACCTACCGCAGCGACCCCTTTTTGCAACAAGCCCTGGCCGCCCACCCTTGGGTCTTCTTGTGGGACGACCACGAGTTCGCCAACGACACCTACTGGGACCCCGCCACCGACGCGCCCGGAGCCCCCGATCACCCCTTCAAGAACCAGCCCGAACGCCTCAGGAAGCTCCGGCTCGAGGCCAACCAAGCCTGGAGCGAGTACGTCCCGGCGCGGGTGGTCTACGACCCTACGGCCAGCGAGCCTCACCGCCAGATCAGCCAGTACCGCAAGCTAGCCTTTGGCGATCTGCTCGAGCTGTTCGTGACCGATACCCGCAGCTACCGCTCGCCCCATCCCTGCGGCGAGGGGGGCTTCGGCCAGCGGCAGTTCGCCACCTGCTCGGCCCAGACCCGCCCCACCCAGACCATGCTGGGGGCCGAGCAGTACCGCTGGCTCAGGGAAAACCTCACCCGTAGCTCAGCAAAGTGGCGGGGCCTGGCCAGCGCGGTGATGTTCTCCCCGCTGCGCTCGGGCGACCTCACCCTCAACACCGATGGCTGGGATGGGTACGCTGCCGAGCGCCAGGCCCTGCTGCAGGCCTGGGCTCGAGCCGGGGTGGACAACCTGGTGGTGCTGAGCGGCGATCTTCACTCCGCCCTGGCCGCGCAGGTCTCCCTCACGTTCCAACCCGGCGAACCCTGGCTAGGGGCCGAGTTCATGGCCCCCTCCCTGACCAGCCCCGGCCCCGCCGAGACCCTGCGGCGCCTGGCCTTCTGGCCTGGCAACGCCCTCTTGGAACAGGCCAACCCGCACCTGCACTTCTTTGACGGCGATATCAACGGGTATGCCATCCTCGAGGCCACGCCGGAAGCCATCACTTACGAGCTGTACTGGGTGGATAAGACGCAGAACCATCCGGGCGCCCCCAAGCGCCTGGCCCGGAGGCTGCGGTATCGACCCGGAAAGGGGCTCGAGGCCCTCAGGTAA